A region of Leishmania donovani BPK282A1 complete genome, chromosome 7 DNA encodes the following proteins:
- a CDS encoding malonyl-coa decarboxylase-like protein, whose translation MRCVYRPASGASGCCRATASGGTTLSAGTVAYASRHFSAPTRLSRSEPPPPPLPPLPGPGATVSEERVARWCRRLWDLTRKSTGSVASAHVTPQLQLAAHRATAALLSSSSASPFTAPLQIDDNGEVTGEVVLSCLRRAIRSDQGRIPGVIVESVWAAFDVLVPPIVQNSVTEDSITPATEDSFFMFISTLNELNFDLHAVVKASTQLTAKVDSYVALLRQAEAQETQQAATAAACGSAQAAIDGCELMEKLMKTKGEVMQCCFEARNAGSPLYYTWLWHTAAMPDGLRRLMHFRKLTHFFESLCKRHIKHLMQQQQQQQQPQRRSLLSSSAPATGESAGTLPSAAASSATEQSRCAGELSKWRSRLVEVGLIDGAMSLLLHDLFSKEYLVMEELTWLSTPPSMLDQIMRAESVHPFVRGLEDMRHRLQPAHHRHLFAFLHPAVVEEPLIAVQVALTHGIASSVDQILGRPTPLSDPANTSKAALYFRHALESSAAVDCAGAAEDGNVNTAIFYSINSAQSALRGMDMGNRLIKRVVQEVEGNINARRQARSLTPIHTFSTLSPIPLYVKWLADKVAALAAAAATATTMTASGIFGKQLSATEEDTRYLEPLRAAIAGYVLRHPGALPAEARAVMSAAAASSHGNHAAANIAALQYLVRLLQDSSSPPSLPRDDPAMFAAGSTSTERHQQPWWMDHAFTMALEAPLLHSVATYLCTAKRSGDGRIRDPVGNFHVSNGATVYRLNFLANTTPKASCESACIMVNYWYDLPTVSANAAQYEVSRTVPLGEPIKTLLGDI comes from the coding sequence aTGCGCTGTGTTTATCGGCCTGCCAGCGGCGCGagtggctgctgcagagccACTGCTAGCGGCGGCACTACCCTTTCCGCCGGCACCGTGGCGTACGCCTCGCGGCACTTCAGTGCGCCTACGCGTCTGTCGCGATCGGaaccaccgccaccgccactcccGCCACTCCCGGGGCCAGGCGCCACGGTGAGCGAGGAACGTGTCGCACGATGGTGTCGGCGGCTGTGGGACCTCACGCGCAAGTCCACTGGCAGCGTGGCCTCTGCCCATGTCACCCCACAGCTTCAACTCGCCGCCCAcagagcaacagcagcactgttatcatcgtcgtcggcgtcccCCTTCACCGCGCCACTGCAGATTGACGACAATGGGGAGGTGACGGGCGAGGTGGTGCTGTCctgcctgcgccgcgccatccGTAGCGATCAGGGCCGCATTCCTGGCGTCATTGTGGAGAGCGTGTGGGCCGCCTTCGACGTGCTCGTGCCGCCCATCGTCCAGAACAGCGTCACAGAGGATAGCATCACACCCGCGACGGAGGATAGCTTCTTTATGTTCATCTCGACCTTGAACGAGCTCAACTTCGACCTGCACGCGGTCGTGAAGGCAAGCACGCAGCTGACAGCGAAGGTGGACTCCTACGTGGCCCTTCTACGGCAGGCGGAGGCTCAAGAAACGCAGCaagcggcaacagcagctgccTGTGGCTCTGCACAGGCCGCTATCGACGGATGCGAGCTCATGGAGAAGCTCATGAAGACTAAGGGGGAGGTCATGCAGTGCTGCTTCGAGGCCCGCAACGCCGGCTCTCCTCTCTACTACACGTGGTTGTGGCACACGGCCGCCATGCCGGACGGCCTGCGGCGGCTCATGCATTTTCGAAAGCTGACCCATTTCTTCGAGAGCTTGTGCAAGCGACACATCAAACATctcatgcagcagcagcagcagcagcagcagccgcagcggcggagctTACTGTCTTCTTCGGCGCCTGCTACTGGCGAGTCTGCGGGGACGTtgccatcagcagcagcatcaagCGCCACGGAGCAAAGTCGCTGCGCTGGCGAGCTCTCCAAGTGGCGTAGTCGTCTCGTCGAGGTAGGCCTAATCGATGGTGCCATGTCGCTTCTCTTGCACGACCTCTTCTCCAAGGAGTACTTGGTGATGGAGGAGCTGACGTGGctctcgacgccgccgtcgatgctGGACCAGATCATGCGTGCCGAGTCTGTCCATCCGTTCGTCCGCGGACTCGAAGACATGCGCCATCGCCTGCAACCggctcaccaccgccacttgTTCGCCTTTCTGCACCCCGCCGTTGTCGAGGAGCCGCTCATCGCCGTGCAGGTGGCCTTGACACACGGCATCGCCAGCTCTGTGGACCAGATCTTGGGTCGCCCTACGCCGCTGTCAGACCCGGCGAACACGTCGAAGGCGGCCCTCTACTTCCGCCACGCACTGGAATCCTCGGCGGCGGTTGactgcgccggtgcggcggaAGATGGCAACGTGAACACCGCCATCTTCTACAGCATCAACTCTGCCCAGAGTGCGTTGCGTGGCATGGACATGGGCAACCGCCTCATCAAGCGCGTcgtgcaggaggtggagggcaaCATTAATGCCcggcggcaggcgcgcaGCTTGACTCCCATCCACACCTTCAGCACCCTCTCACCCATCCCACTCTACGTCAAGTGGCTGGCTGATAAGGtggctgcgctggcggctgccgctgcgacagcTACCACGATGACGGCGAGCGGCATCTTTGGCAAGCAGCTCTCCGCAACCGAGGAAGATACGCGCTACTTGGAGCCGCTTCGCGCGGCGATTGCCGGCTACGTCCTGCGGCACCCCGGTGCCCTACCGGCGGAGGCGCGTGCGGTGAtgtcagcggcggccgcaaGCAGTCATGGCAACCACGCGGCTGCAAACATAGCGGCACTGCAGTACCTCGTGCGTCTGCTCCAAGACTCATCTTCGCCCCCCTCGTTGCCGCGCGACGATCCTGCCATGTTCGCCGCGGGCAGCACCTCGACAgagcggcatcagcagccatgGTGGATGGACCATGCGTTCACGATGGCCCTCGAGGCGCCCCTGCTGCACTCCGTTGCCACGTACCTGTGCACTGCCAAGCGTAGTGGTGATGGCCGCATTCGCGACCCAGTCGGCAACTTTCACGTGTCTAATGGCGCCACTGTTTATCGACTAAACTTCCTGGCGAACACGACCCCGAAGGCCAGTTGTGAGAGCGCCTGCATCATGGTGAACTACTGGTACGACCTGCCAACGGTCTCAGCCAACGCTGCGCAGTACGAGGTGAGCCGCACCGTGCCCCTCGGTGAGCCGATCAAGACGCTGCTGGGGGACATTTAG